The following nucleotide sequence is from Larus michahellis chromosome 10, bLarMic1.1, whole genome shotgun sequence.
GACCCGTCCCACCGCTCCCCAGCACCCGAGatcagcagccccagcaccgccagccagctgccatcggGGTCCTCCTGCGGCTCCCCAGCGCTCGAGAGCGGCAGCCGTTCCAGCAGCCCCGGGCCCGTGCGGATTAGAGAAAGCTCCCGCCTCCAGCGTCGGGCCCAAAATCCCTACAGCCGGCCCAGACGACGACGCGGgaccagctgtgccccatccccgAGTGCTGGCCCTGATGCCCCCCCTCCTGGACAATAAACTTTGTCTTTAATCTCAGCAGTGGGAGACTGGGAGATTCCATGCTCATTTGTcgtcagagaggaaggaaaggagctctATCATTtcgtgatcatagaatcacagcaccatagaatggtttgggttggaagggaccttaaagaccatctagttccaagccccccgccctgggcagggacacctcccactagaccaagttgctcagagtcccatccagcccggccttgaacacctccagggatggggcatccacaacctccctgggcaacctgttccaccgcctcaccaccctcacaggagaggaattcttcctaatatccaacctgaatctaccctctttcagtttgaaaccctcacccctcgtcctgtcattacaccccctgatccagagtccctccccagctttcctgtaggcccccttcaggtactggaaggctgccataaggtctccacggagccttctcttctccaggctgaacacccccaactctctcaatctgtcctcatagcagaggtgctccagccctctcatcatcttcgtggccctccgctggacccgttccaacaggtccatgtccttcttgtgctgaggactctagaggggcatgcagtgctccagggggggtctcaccagagcggagtagaggggctgaatgccctccctccacctgctggccacgctgcttttcatgcagcccaggatgcagttggctttctgggctgcaagcgcacattgccggctcatgttgagcttctcgtccaccagctcccccaagtccttctcctcagggctgctctcaagccattctccacccaacctggaACTGTGCCTgcgattgccatgacccaggtgcaggaccttgcactcggcccggctgaacttcatgaggttcgcacgggcccacctctccagcctggccgggtccctctggatggcatcccttccctccagcgtgtcgaccgcaccacacagcttggtgtcatcggcacacttgctgagggtgcactcaatcccactgtccgtgttgccgacaaagatgttaaagagcacccgtcccagtactgacccgaggaacaccactcatcactggtctccacttggacgtTGAGCCATTGAATGTAAACCCTTTGAgcgcggccatctagccagttccttatccaccaagtggtccatccatatGACCGCTatacccaagacggcctccaaccaccacatcacCCGCAAGTCCGAAACAGTGGTTTGGCAGTGGCTTAAGAGGCAATTTAAACGATGATTAAATGAGGATTTCAGTCCGGCCCTGGGAGCACCCTCACACCTGGCAGGGTCAGTGGTGGGCTCTGCAGCGCTTGGTGAGGAAATGGCCCTGCTGCCGGGGCGCTCACCTGagcccgcagcctgggctgccttcCCCTGGGGACTCCTCCTGACCTTGGATCAGAGCTTGTACTGCAGCACCGTTGCCAAAGCCCCCCAGGGACTGAAGAAACAGCTCCTTTGGCTGCCCTCTACGGTAAGTACCGAGCCCAGGTACAGTGAGTTTCTGAGGGTAAATGGCCTCTGCTCTGCACTTCCCTCCGGTTGGGTTTTCTTCTATTGCTCCACGAGACATCCTCGTAGGCCTTCAGGAAGGCGGCGAGCAAGGGAAGGTTTCGGtcttccctgtcctgcctgctccttcctAGACTTTTCTAGAATCTTTCCCTCGCAGAAGGACGGGAAGCTCAGGTGTGTTAGGAGATGGCTGTGGGCACTGGTAGAGGTGAATGGTCAGCAGTCGAGAGGCTTGTGCAAGTCTCTTCCACTGAGAATCCCTGTTGTTTATTTCAGGTAAACCAGAGTTTAAATGGCAAGTCAAGGATTGGGGAAATACACTGCTGAGATAAGAAGGATGAAACCAGTCTTGTTGTGAGAGGGACAAGTTAGAGGacagagatggaaaaggaaatagcCAAAGTATCACGTAGATGAAGaagaaagtctgtattttctctggagttctgttccttttgttttcctctctgtgcctTCCGAAATTCGTCTCAGTCACgttttcattttgggtttgggatgttgtttttttccctttcctcagaaTCCATTTTGCGCTATAGAACTTTGAAAACACCTCTTGGGACCATTTAGTCCAAGCGCCAGCTCAAGCAGGGtcccctggagcaggctgcccagtaGGATTTTGCCTGACTCCAAGGCACAGTGGGTGGCAGGTGGCCGAGGGCATCCCTGTCCGTGTTTGGGGCGCACGCAGGACAATGGTGCTGATGTCACAGTGGCCACTGTGACACGCTGGCGCCAAGGCTACAAAAAGGCCGCGGCCGGGCATCAGTCTGACCtggagaggtgaggagagggcaggggagggacggggcttgcgcggggctgccaggggaggagggagccccaCACCTCAGGGCTCTGGGCCTGTGCTGCAAGCTCACCCACGTCCCGCTTCTCCCGCAGGGTCAGCGGAGGAGCATTTGGAGGAgacagcccagcgctgctgggacAGGGACTCTCCAAACGCTCACCGTCGTCGTGTGCCATGTCAGCCACGGAGGAGATGGCTCCCGACTCGATGGAGCAGGGTGAGAGCAAAGCATCCCTCCCCAAGCCTGGCAGAGGGGCCATCGCGGCGGTCAGCGTGGGGCCAagagcggtggcgggggggaggcaggaggtccccgagcgccccgggggagcggggcccaggctgggcagtgggcacctgctgggacacccctgcctgcactggcccggctgggcagggacagacagGCCCTTGGGGGCAATCCCTCAGGGAcgcttcccccggccccgcagaggtGCTCATTCCTGGTGCCGtttgctctctcccctccagcatgCATGCTGTGTCGCCGGGCAGAGGCTGACCCGGGCATCTGCGGGCGCAAGCTGCAGAAGCATGGGCTCTGCGCCCATGAGTTTTGCCTGGTGAGTTCCCTCGGGACTCCCTCCAGCTTTCCGACAGGCAGTCCCTGCCCCGCTCTGCTCATCACCTCCTCCTGTtttattctcttcagttttttGCCAACGGGCTTCTTCAGCCAGGGCGCAGGGATGGGGTTTGCCCTCAGGATGTAAGACGCACGATCAAGCGGGCAGAAGAGAAGGTGAGGAtctgagaagagcagggagatctgtgccaggagaggtttgcCAGAGCTTAGCCCAGACCCCAGGAAAGAAATCCCCGCCATTCCAAGCACCTCTGGCACAAACGtcttgctcccagcagctccacagaggCTCCAGCACAGGAGCCTCCTCCGCCAGGCGCAGCTGCGGGCTGTGACCCAGCCGCGGCCGCATCCCGCGCCCTGCccggaggtgtggggctggctgtggaggcCCTGACGTTGCTGCTGacgggggctgctctgctctttccagtACTGCTTCGTCTGTGGTGAGAGCGGGGCCACCATCACCT
It contains:
- the LOC141749188 gene encoding E3 ubiquitin-protein ligase PHF7-like, producing MALLPGRSPEPAAWAAFPWGLLLTLDQSLYCSTVAKAPQGLKKQLLWLPSTDNGADVTVATVTRWRQGYKKAAAGHQSDLERVSGGAFGGDSPALLGQGLSKRSPSSCAMSATEEMAPDSMEQACMLCRRAEADPGICGRKLQKHGLCAHEFCLSLPRSAHHLLLFYSLQFFANGLLQPGRRDGVCPQDVRRTIKRAEEKYCFVCGESGATITCRETGCERSFHLPCAVEGGCVTQYFELYRAFCWEHHPEQAVEAAPEENTTCLICLEPVGDQKSYSTMVCPACKHAWLHRGCIQAHAIHSDFFCCPLCRNEYRFMMEMLNMGIRIPDRPWELLLCSSCAAEGTHRHCSSLSSSTASWECDSCADPSTAPEGSSGSSTPGPMRVRDPSRAQRRAQNPYSRPRR